The DNA sequence CTCCTCAGCCGGTGAAGATCTCCACGGCCGTCCAGACGGCGAGGCCCAGCATGCAGATCCCGCCGATGCGCTGCACGGTCTTCAGCGGTACGCGCTTCGCGATGAACCGGCCCGCCAGCAGCGCCAGCGCCGACACGGACATCAGGGCGGCGGCCGCACCGATCGCCGTGGACCAGGTGCCGTTGCTCGCCGCGAGGTTGGCGGTGGTGATCTGCGTCAGGTCGCCCCACTCGCTGATGAAGACCGCCATGAACGCGGTCGTGTACACCGGCCAGAACCCGGTCACCGTCTTCACCTCGGCGTCCTCGTCGTCGTCCCCGCCGCTGCCGCGCAGCAGCATGAACGCGCCGAACGCGAAGAGCGACGCCGAGACGAGCTTGACGATCCAGTCGGGCAGCAGCCCGATGAGGCTGCCCGCGCCGACGGCGATGGCGACGTGCACGAGGAACGCGGACGAGGTGCCGAACCACACGTAGAGCGGGCGCATCCGC is a window from the Streptomyces sp. MMBL 11-1 genome containing:
- a CDS encoding TMEM165/GDT1 family protein, whose amino-acid sequence is MHLDPLAIITAFGLIFLAELPDKTMFASLAMGTRMRPLYVWFGTSSAFLVHVAIAVGAGSLIGLLPDWIVKLVSASLFAFGAFMLLRGSGGDDDEDAEVKTVTGFWPVYTTAFMAVFISEWGDLTQITTANLAASNGTWSTAIGAAAALMSVSALALLAGRFIAKRVPLKTVQRIGGICMLGLAVWTAVEIFTG